In Rhipicephalus microplus isolate Deutch F79 chromosome 9, USDA_Rmic, whole genome shotgun sequence, one genomic interval encodes:
- the LOC142771878 gene encoding ectopic P granules protein 5 homolog — MEVAQHSTGATSAVVRAPQPSTPVDAPTTEVRCSDTSTETKDSELTEMGRAVPLEIPSAPLGTSSVGSGYSSKAGTIDTAGTPSAPTFPLTASVYAPSAPPTFPQDSRDDPHSNALTFSLDTCDEPPSAPPTFPVDTCDEPPSAPPTFPVDTCDEPPSAPPTFPGDTCNETPSAPPTFPVDTCDDHCGFPMTYDRTTTQTEVSNCQVAVVAPMACGYDVLGWSRDVGRYYPEISGIFDPRTTARPRSEDQVLRQYGGVWLNGRKGMVADFVALNQEKNLNHHSLYVLLANYLRSRELLSETTSLLDEFREEMAHCESAVWDMVSDSVTGCGTCRDDQQVSGTHYFNQAQYNGAVALRLASCSQQMHSLLREKHVVCLHNVSTIRVQIDYHIQLVVDGASLGDLENSAPITFKMHPEPNRDVSELKSCISVLFLFLTKGLKDKDFVDEVKSWLQMLSNLLLRAASLTDHFFLLNHLLCCPPGIHKWAVNLVQVPNPLLSPENTDCNQMLDYALTVLATILSPVKDFKEYFQSLPNNELASAFSYRESDVVALLNQVPFIDILNLLHAATWTSEQHALETIAVASQVISILHTGLHTYTGPRYKHLSKKIAHLISLTMHSVADLWKGFQPMRDKIDPANLAHLQVEYDQLFLRAVNSIFHSPGTGAWQFIVGLPYASISAAATWQVLLLLHKSGEKDPDEICLSPLEIFNKLLRRNQRLSFSERLSHVPHSEIFFLMTALVDMADSPALAYIVAIEIFDITYLNMNLRSLLAKDGRDLLSSLAMKQPFVVSVLLDAIENHMLTLGAMSCYLMDAMPLELWHPDKEDLDIIAHFLLCYPLDSPQSLLARMLIDALNYGKNEKAQLYLECSLHQFVGVLLLESYKKFCADSVHKQARYLPFIASGTCKSSTPADFGNWVWNILFKLKLHAFDRNHHAQLSLVVDESLPMNMAPDLQEYKWLQPVAHATDELLPCGIFLSLSISRVGHCREQVFATGLKCISTLVLKKQYAAAIKCLSHVLPLFYMRQEMLLTNQQFLADLQTLVFVDSTSMAAAWRLAGHERCVLELLAGTMAHHVKQAKVWGFPSLPVRVWASLLLHLPNIPMHKVSSKSKGQSGVMYLLDVLAQLAYFEADCLESVVERLAALLNNVAEQATAQLSMKTWPTVVPFDSAPSFSWFALVGLLAEAALPSVMAMWEAVLRTVTSHECTGTVKKAMQAPLEVLSLYRWAHQAVITDAEHPALPLIWQQFFFLYLQKCSDGSSAGLSLLKCGEFSSLLKKVKQRVTDLVDHFSKCSSGEEKGTLPKILCERLMRVYGAFGLWLEDKQVLGAHDSLASLPSQYCPELLCATLQGNSQLWHELVSMEAWKSRLQVLELASFSPAVPSLGKWQNGVAAAKKAEIFPLRTYENPIPAPRVPRLTPVIPPVPIVASEVRELVASQLRALRDEAVCVNGQLDRLVQLDKAHQTELLPNLYKNVMAHVTLVRSCGSDCSGALYLNLAFHEASQDPAILLKIKQNRTEWLATVTVPPYASCCAIVQLEACLTQLVQRHRQALPTDKAALEVLGSNIFFDIVQAAHKEITSYSPTRQFVTLCLDMLGQEFVSNKASQCLPVLQAMLREPGSISHVSPFFTPAAADDEQYVHMYHLLSSYLVPGLHSPVFALLSKFALSHWLKSRAPSRAVRGQLLVSLEVMLRKCGCNPEPAMLPLVELLCSHLGSLLQFSFPQQYAPVVTMLLGGTSSCSIPVVTWNILIEALGYSSSGSAAKTKDAYGKHLCSLSLDELAETLSVATAHFSMLRTSDLSLVKDCLYSTVVPYLSVLSNFFGIIVHAYIWKTVNSTKDNQQEAVKCVLQLYGPWLELAEDSHTHVPWLPKDTSKARQMAQSLIDGLAFFHSQCRNVASIRIMTLVWQHYFVKYVWTNPPQYITDAVQAAFQKLPWSQFLPSVEDVRLACKLLDVKYTAHQAFLVKVFVQVPWQACLREVRHLDPESHVEYYSSFAELVLGLAWHPSMSTFIATSLGPLREHNWEVVPVDVVWRLQKVFATSCNVHQLLQVSSGIENTVLEFVAVLSCMHRPGSENDSHKQHTYVSMLVGLYSSALDVADTKNLVSLLPHLLNSCENVQGSVALLGRALSLLDSCQEGSLQAQALVEDLLPWLEARAGRPILLSVLTAACINVASVQQLVHITEACLTAFLEGTLVDDGGWAHAVTAFQVPELTLANFLEQCACQAAHLTQLIYVLHCLPQCRSHDDEWSLLDQLANWVSRGCATCTSEASEPKLLLLWFKLLVLTTRQLEFGGRPEAVRGLLTKFCSALSTLGEDRDKRGLLGALGVGRRSVVSAGFRLCCKALAAFVATRLDNSSALANQTLSRLRSLQASKAYSQLSREVKEALDIVQDASRGTIRDSLHLMNKLVDSLYRERVVLRILVFWQRAVMSGGV, encoded by the coding sequence atggaAGTCGCGCAGCACTCTACAGGGGCAACTTCTGCGGTTGTCCGCGCACCGCAACCGAGCACACCCGTTGATGCTCCCACCACCGAAGTTCGCTGCAGTGACACTTCTACCGAAACGAAAGACAGCGAGCTGACAGAAATGGGCCGGGCCGTTCCTCTGGAAATTCCGTCCGCACCCTTGGGTACGTCAAGCGTTGGGTCCGGCTACAGCAGTAAAGCAGGAACAATTGATACAGCGGGAACACCTTCGGCTCCGACGTTTCCTCTGACCGCTTCCGTTTATGCGCCGTCTGCTCCACCAACGTTTCCTCAGGACTCCCGCGATGATCCGCATTCTAACGCACTAACATTTTCTCTGGACACTTGCGATGAACCACCTTCTGCCCCACCGACATTTCCTGTGGACACTTGCGATGAACCACCTTCTGCCCCACCGACATTTCCTGTGGACACTTGCGATGAACCACCTTCTGCCCCACCGACATTTCCTGGGGACACTTGCAATGAAACACCTTCTGCCCCACCGACATTTCCTGTGGACACTTGCGATGATCATTGCGGCTTTCCTATGACTTACGACCGCACCACAACTCAAACTGAAGTTTCAAATTGCCAAGTAGCTGTAGTGGCGCCGATGGCGTGTGGCTACGATGTGCTCGGTTGGAGCCGCGATGTCGGTAGGTACTATCCCGAGATTTCGGGCATTTTTGACCCCCGCACGACAGCTAGGCCGCGCTCGGAAGATCAGGTACTTCGGCAGTATGGAGGTGTCTGGTTGAACGGGAGAAAAGGCATGGTAGCCGACttcgtcgctctgaaccaagaaaAGAACCTAAATCATCACAGCCTGTATGTACTGCTGGCAAATTACTTGCGATCACGGGAGCTCTTGAGCGAGACCACAAGTCTGTTGGATGAATTTCGAGAAGAGATGGCCCATTGCGAATCAGCTGTGTGGGATATGGTGTCAGACTCTGTGACAGGATGCGGGACTTGCAGGGACGACCAACAGGTTAGTGGAACACACTACTTCAATCAAGCTCAGTACAACGGTGCTGTTGCATTGCGTCTAGCCTCGTGTTCTCAGCAGATGCATTCTTTACTCAGGGAGAAACATGTTGTTTGCTTGCACAATGTCAGCACCATCAGGGTCCAAATAGATTACCACATTCAGCTGGTGGTTGATGGTGCTTCGCTTGGAGACCTGGAGAACAGTGCGCCAATCACTTTCAAAATGCACCCAGAACCAAACCGTGATGTCTCTGAGCTTAAGTCATGCATCAGTGTTCTGTTTCTGTTTCTTACAAAGGGTTTGAAAGACAAAGACTTTGTAGATGAAGTGAAGTCTTGGCTACAAATGTTGTCCAACTTACTGCTGCGTGCAGCCTCTCTCACCGACCACTTCTTCTTGTTAAACCATCTGCTTTGTTGTCCACCGGGAATTCATAAGTGGGCCGTAAACCTGGTCCAAGTGCCCAATCCCCTGCTGTCACCTGAAAACACTGACTGCAACCAGATGCTTGACTACGCCCTGACAGTATTGGCCACTATACTGTCCCCAGTAAAAGATTTTAAAGAGTACTTTCAATCCCTGCCGAACAATGAGCTGGCCTCGGCTTTTAGCTACAGGGAAAGTGATGTTGTTGCCTTGCTGAACCAAGTACCGTTTATCGACATCCTAAATCTTTTGCATGCCGCAACTTGGACGTCCGAGCAACATGCTCTGGAGACGATAGCAGTGGCATCGCAGGTGATCTCTATCCTCCACACTGGCCTGCACACCTACACTGGTCCACGATATAagcatttgtccaagaaaattgCTCACCTGATTTCTCTTACCATGCACAGTGTGGCTGACCTGTGGAAAGGTTTCCAGCCAATGCGCGACAAGATTGACCCCGCTAACCTCGCACATCTGCAAGTTGAGTACGATCAGCTATTTCTACGAGCTGTCAATAGCATCTTTCACTCTCCGGGAACAGGGGCATGGCAGTTCATTGTGGGCCTCCCGTACGCATCAATTTCTGCAGCTGCGACTTGGCAGGTGCTGTTGCTCCTGCATAAGAGCGGTGAGAAGGATCCAGACGAGATTTGTCTGTCTCCTCTTGAAATTTTCAATAAGCTACTTCGCAGGAATCAAAGGCTTTCTTTCAGTGAAAGGCTGAGTCATGTTCCGCATTCAGAAATATTCTTCTTGATGACTGCACTTGTGGACATGGCCGACAGCCCTGCCCTTGCCTACATTGTTGCTATTGAAATCTTCGACATCACATACCTTAATATGAACCTAAGAAGCTTACTTGCCAAGGACGGCCGAGACTTGCTTTCCTCCCTCGCAATGAAGCAGCCATTTGTTGTGTCAGTGCTGTTGGATGCAATCGAAAACCACATGCTGACACTAGGTGCAATGTCGTGCTACCTGATGGACGCAATGCCACTGGAGCTGTGGCATCCTGACAAAGAAGATCTTGATATCATTGCCCATTTCCTCCTCTGCTATCCTCTAGACTCACCTCAGAGTCTGCTTGCAAGGATGTTGATTGATGCTCTGAACTACGGCAAAAATGAAAAGGCCCAGCTGTACCTAGAATGCAGCCTACACCAGTTTGTTGGAGTGCTGCTGCTCGAGTCTTACAAGAAGTTCTGCGCTGACAGTGTTCACAAACAAGCACGCTATCTGCCTTTCATTGCTTCTGGTACTTGCAAGTCCTCAACACCTGCGGACTTTGGCAACTGGGTCTGGAATATTCTGTTTAAACTGAAGCTTCACGCTTTTGACAGAAACCACCATGCTCAGCTCAGCCTTGTTGTGGATGAAAGTCTGCCCATGAACATGGCACCAGATCTCCAAGAGTATAAATGGCTCCAGCCAGTTGCACATGCCACTGACGAATTGTTGCCTTGCGgtatttttttgtctctttccaTTTCAAGAGTGGGTCACTGCAGGGAACAAGTGTTCGCCACTGGTCTCAAGTGCATCTCTACACTAGTACTTAAAAAGCAGTATGCCGCTGCTATAAAGTGCCTGAGTCATGTTCTTCCGCTATTCTACATGCGGCAGGAGATGCTGCTGACTAACCAACAGTTTTTGGCAGATCTCCAAACCCTTGTTTTTGTTGACAGTACTAGCATGGCTGCAGCTTGGAGACTGGCAGGACACGAGCGTTGTGTGCTTGAGCTGCTTGCCGGCACAATGGCCCACCATGTCAAGCAAGCAAAGGTTTGGGGCTTCCCTTCATTACCTGTCAGGGTTTGGGCATCATTGCTTTTGCACTTACCAAATATCCCTATGCACAAGGTGTCCTCCAAATCCAAAGGCCAGAGTGGTGTGATGTATCTTCTTGACGTGCTGGCACAGCTCGCTTATTTCGAGGCGGACTGTCTTGAAAGTGTCGTGGAGCGGCTTGCGGCATTGCTGAACAATGTTGCTGAACAGGCAACTGCACAGCTTTCCATGAAGACCTGGCCCACAGTTGTGCCTTTtgactctgcgccatcattctcaTGGTTCGCTCTTGTCGGCTTGCTTGCAGAAGCCGCACTGCCCAGTGTGATGGCCATGTGGGAGGCTGTGCTTCGTACTGTAACGTCACACGAGTGCACTGGCACAGTCAAAAAGGCAATGCAGGCGCCCTTGGAAGTTCTTTCACTCTACCGTTGGGCTCATCAAGCTGTCATCACTGATGCAGAACATCCAGCTCTTCCTCTGATATGGCAgcagtttttctttctctatctGCAAAAATGCTCTGATGGCAGCAGTGCAGGTCTATCTTTGCTTAAGTGTGGCGAGTTTTCATCTTTGCTGAAGAAGGTGAAACAACGAGTGACGGACTTAGTGGATCATTTCTCTAAGTGCTCTTCAGGTGAAGAGAAGGGCACTTTGCCAAAAATTCTCTGTGAGAGACTCATGAGAGTGTATGGTGCTTTTGGTTTGTGGCTAGAGGACAAGCAAGTCTTGGGAGCTCACGACAGCCTTGCTTCATTACCGTCGCAGTACTGTCCTGAATTATTGTGTGCCACTCTCCAAGGCAACAGTCAGCTCTGGCATGAGCTTGTGTCCATGGAGGCATGGAAAAGTCGGCTGCAAGTCCTCGAGCTGGCCTCATTTTCACCTGCGGTGCCCAGCCTGGgaaaatggcaaaatggtgtggCAGCTGCAAAAAAGGCAGAGATATTTCCATTGAGGACCTACGAGAATCCCATTCCAGCACCTCGTGTGCCAAGACTGACACCTGTGATCCCGCCTGTGCCGATTGTCGCATCAGAAGTGCGTGAGTTAGTTGCTTCACAACTGAGGGCACTTCGGGACGAGGCAGTCTGTGTGAATGGTCAACTGGACAGGTTGGTGCAGTTAGACAAAGCACACCAAACTGAATTGCTCCCCAACCTTTACAAGAACGTTATGGCACATGTAACCCTGGTACGCTCATGCGGTTCCGACTGCAGTGGTGCGTTATACCTAAACCTCGCGTTTCATGAGGCCAGTCAGGATCCTGCAATCCTTTTAAAAATAAAGCAAAACCGTACTGAGTGGCTTGCGACCGTGACAGTGCCACCATATGCTAGCTGCTGCGCCATTGTTCAGCTGGAAGCATGCCTCACCCAGCTGGTGCAAAGGCACCGCCAAGCTTTGCCCACTGACAAGGCAGCGCTTGAAGTGCTTGGGAGCAACATATTTTTTGACATTGTTCAGGCAGCTCATAAAGAGATTACCAGCTACTCTCCTACACGACAGTTCGTGACTCTATGCCTGGACATGTTGGGCCAGGAATTTGTGTCCAACAAAGCCAGTCAGTGCCTGCCAGTACTCCAAGCAATGCTCAGGGAACCAGGTTCCATAAGCCATGTGTCCCCATTCTTCACTCCTGCAGCAGCTGATGATGAACAGTATGTTCACATGTACCACTTGTTAAGTTCCTACCTTGTCCCAGGCCTCCACAGCCCTGTCTTTGCATTGCTATCCAAGTTTGCCCTTTCCCATTGGTTGAAAAGCCGTGCGCCAAGTCGGGCTGTACGAGGCCAGTTGCTGGTCTCCTTGGAAGTGATGCTAAGAAAGTGTGGATGTAATCCAGAACCAGCTATGCTGCCATTGGTCGAGCTCCTCTGTTCCCACTTGGGCAGCTTGTTGCAGTTCAGCTTTCCTCAGCAGTATGCGCCTGTGGTTACCATGCTTCTGGGGGGCACATCGTCCTGCTCAATCCCCGTTGTCACTTGGAACATTCTCATTGAGGCACTTGGCTACAGTTCTTCTGGCAGTGCAGCTAAGACTAAAGACGCATATGGGAAGCATCTATGCAGCTTGTCGCTTGATGAATTAGCAGAGACTCTATCTGTTGCTACAGCTCACTTTTCCATGCTCCGAACATCTGATCTATCTTTGGTGAAAGATTGCCTCTATAGCACTGTGGTGCCATATCTTTCTGTGCTGAGCAATTTCTTTGGCATTATCGTGCATGCCTACATATGGAAAACAGTGAACTCAACAAAAGATAACCAGCAGGAAGCTGTAAAGTGTGTGCTGCAGCTGTATGGGCCCTGGCTGGAACTTGCAGAAGACTCACATACCCATGTGCCATGGCTGCCAAAAGACACTAGCAAAGCACGTCAAATGGCACAATCACTTATTGATGGGCTAGCATTCTTTCACAGTCAGTGTCGCAACGTGGCTAGCATCAGGATCATGACTTTAGTGTGGCAGCACTATTTTGTCAAGTACGTCTGGACTAACCCGCCACAGTACATTACAGATGCTGTGCAGGCTGCATTTCAGAAGCTGCCATGGTCGCAGTTCTTACCTTCTGTGGAGGATGTAAGGCTTGCCTGTAAGTTGTTGGATGTAAAGTACACTGCCCATCAAGCTTTCCTGGTGAAAGTGTTTGTGCAAGTGCCATGGCAAGCATGTCTTCGCGAAGTGCGGCACCTTGACCCTGAATCGCATGTGGAGTATTATTCCTCCTTTGCCGAACTGGTCCTCGGCCTTGCGTGGCACCCAAGCATGTCCACATTCATAGCAACTTCCCTCGGTCCCCTTCGTGAACACAATTGGGAAGTAGTGCCAGTGGATGTTGTGTGGCGCCTGCAGAAGGTGTTTGCCACCAGTTGCAACGTGCATCAACTCCTGCAAGTGAGCTCCGGAATCGAGAATACGGTGCTGGAGTTCGTGGCTGTGTTGTCATGCATGCATCGCCCAGGCTCTGAGAACGACTCCCACAAGCAGCACACATACGTGAGCATGCTTGTTGGACTCTACAGCTCGGCTCTCGATGTTGCCGACACCAAAAATCTTGTTTCGCTGCTTCCGCACCTGCTCAACAGCTGTGAGAATGTGCAGGGTTCTGTGGCTCTCTTGGGGCGTGCCCTCTCGCTCCTGGACAGCTGTCAGGAGGGCAGCCTGCAGGCACAGGCGTTGGTCGAAGACTTGCTACCCTGGCTAGAGGCTCGTGCAGGACGGCCGATCTTGCTCTCTGTGCTGACTGCAGCGTGCATTAATGTTGCTTCGGTGCAGCAACTTGTGCACATTACCGAGGCCTGCCTCACTGCATTTCTTGAAGGGACCCTTGTGGATGATGGTGGCTGGGCCCATGCTGTTACTGCTTTCCAAGTTCCTGAACTGACCCTGGCCAACTTTCTGGAGCAATGTGCCTGTCAAGCAGCACATCTCACTCAACTTATCTATGTGCTGCACTGCTTGCCTCAATGCCGCTCTCATGACGACGAGTGGAGTCTGTTGGACCAGCTGGCCAATTGGGTGTCTCGAGGATGTGCAACTTGCACGAGTGAAGCTTCCGAACCAAAGCTGCTGTTGCTCTGGTTCAAACTGCTAGTCTTGACCACGCGCCAGCTCGAATTTGGTGGTCGTCCAGAAGCGGTCCGCGGCCTGCTAACGAAATTCTGTTCCGCACTCAGCACCCTCGGCGAGGACCGTGACAAAAGAGGCCTTTTGGGAGCGCTCGGTGTGGGGCGCCGATCTGTGGTATCCGCAGGATTTCGACTCTGCTGTAAGGCACTGGCTGCCTTTGTGGCTACACGGCTCGACAATAGTTCGGCCCTGGCCAATCAGACGCTCTCTCGACTTCGCAGCCTGCAGGCTTCGAAGGCTTATTCTCAGCTTTCGCGAGAAGTAAAAGAAGCGCTGGACATTGTGCAAGATGCTAGTCGGGGCACCATTAGGGACAGCCTGCATCTGATGAACAAACTTGTCGACTCGTTGTACCGTGAAAGGGTGGTGTTGCGTATCCTTGTTTTCTGGCAGCGGGCAGTGATGTCCGGGGGCGTTTGA